The Hyalangium gracile genome contains a region encoding:
- a CDS encoding golvesin C-terminal-like domain-containing protein, with the protein MFTLRQALATTAAALSLAACGPQQNPEPAQTPSSAIDSAQDVLNRGSTGQLDPLFDEAAREFNVPADLLKAISYSETRWEMVHGEEEFAGMPAAHGVMALRGQAIERGAALVGVSAEQVRDDAAANIRAAAALLSSHADELKVDRADLGAWAPAVARLSGIDNTDAQAEYIHKQVYATLRSGVVAEGADGQVTASIMPTQVEAKFAAPSLHALAAGPDYTASIWRPSPNYNARPAGTNISMIVIHTCEGNYSGCWSWLTNSAAGASAHYVVNESGSEITQLVRESNRAWHVAASYSCSLNGSKDCGLNGVSVNHFSVGIEHGGFASQSSFPAGQIDASAKLSCNISKDQVITRDSYHIVAHGRLQPSNRTDPGPNWPWSSYISKVNSYCGTGGGTPTPTSIIVDSDNANNNTTVAKFSGSSTWVTSSGTAGYYGTGYAFASTEAISDPVTFSFYLSAPATRTIDAWWTAGTNRSTATPFIIWDANNNKLGTVYKNQQTGGGAWQTLGTYNFPAGWNEVQVSRWAAEGAVVIADAIRVR; encoded by the coding sequence ATGTTCACGTTGCGCCAAGCGCTCGCGACCACCGCCGCCGCCCTCTCCCTGGCCGCCTGTGGTCCTCAGCAGAACCCGGAGCCCGCGCAGACTCCCTCCAGCGCCATCGACTCGGCGCAGGACGTCCTCAACCGCGGCTCCACCGGCCAGCTGGATCCGCTCTTCGATGAAGCGGCCCGCGAGTTCAACGTCCCGGCCGATCTGCTCAAGGCCATCTCCTACAGCGAGACGCGCTGGGAGATGGTCCACGGTGAAGAGGAGTTCGCCGGCATGCCGGCCGCCCACGGCGTGATGGCCCTGCGCGGCCAGGCCATCGAGCGCGGCGCGGCCCTGGTGGGTGTCTCCGCCGAGCAGGTGCGCGACGACGCGGCGGCCAACATCCGCGCGGCGGCGGCGCTGCTGTCCTCCCACGCAGACGAGCTGAAGGTGGACCGCGCGGACCTGGGCGCGTGGGCCCCGGCGGTGGCGCGGCTGAGCGGCATCGACAACACGGACGCGCAGGCCGAGTACATCCACAAGCAGGTGTACGCCACGCTGCGCAGCGGCGTGGTGGCCGAGGGCGCGGACGGCCAGGTGACCGCGTCCATCATGCCCACGCAGGTGGAGGCGAAGTTCGCGGCGCCCTCGCTGCACGCCCTGGCGGCCGGCCCCGACTACACCGCCTCCATCTGGCGCCCCTCGCCCAACTACAACGCGCGCCCGGCGGGCACCAACATCTCGATGATCGTCATCCACACCTGCGAGGGGAACTACTCCGGGTGCTGGAGCTGGCTGACGAACTCGGCGGCGGGCGCCTCGGCCCACTACGTGGTGAACGAGAGCGGCAGCGAGATTACTCAGCTGGTGCGCGAGTCCAACCGCGCCTGGCACGTGGCGGCCTCCTATAGCTGCAGCCTCAACGGCAGCAAGGACTGCGGGCTCAACGGCGTGTCGGTGAACCACTTCTCGGTGGGCATCGAGCACGGCGGCTTCGCCAGCCAGTCCTCGTTCCCCGCGGGGCAGATCGACGCCTCGGCGAAGCTGTCCTGCAACATCTCGAAGGATCAGGTCATCACCCGCGACAGCTACCACATCGTGGCGCACGGGCGGCTGCAGCCGTCCAACCGCACGGACCCGGGCCCGAACTGGCCGTGGTCCAGCTACATCAGCAAGGTCAACTCCTACTGCGGCACCGGCGGTGGCACCCCGACGCCCACCAGCATCATCGTGGACAGCGACAACGCCAACAACAACACCACGGTGGCCAAGTTCAGCGGCTCGTCCACCTGGGTCACCTCCTCTGGCACGGCCGGCTACTACGGCACCGGCTATGCCTTCGCGTCCACCGAGGCCATCTCGGATCCGGTGACGTTCTCCTTCTACCTGTCGGCGCCGGCGACGCGGACCATCGACGCGTGGTGGACGGCGGGCACCAACCGCTCCACGGCGACGCCGTTCATCATCTGGGACGCGAACAACAACAAGCTGGGCACGGTGTACAAGAACCAGCAGACCGGCGGCGGTGCGTGGCAGACGCTGGGCACCTACAACTTCCCCGCCGGCTGGAACGAGGTCCAGGTCAGCCGCTGGGCCGCCGAGGGCGCCGTCGTCATCGCGGACGCCATCCGCGTCCGCTAG
- a CDS encoding nuclear transport factor 2 family protein, with the protein MADHSWVHELFAKFDQGDIEGWAAYLSEDASFRMGSGVPVSGPQGAKQVINAILSLAQNLRHELIDVWQTPQGVVVRGELSMNRIKDGRRITLPFCNVFDMKEQRIQRYLAHLDPSPIFG; encoded by the coding sequence ATGGCCGACCATTCCTGGGTGCACGAGCTGTTCGCGAAGTTCGACCAGGGCGACATCGAAGGTTGGGCCGCCTACCTCTCCGAGGACGCCTCCTTCCGCATGGGCAGCGGCGTTCCCGTCTCCGGTCCCCAGGGCGCCAAGCAGGTCATCAACGCCATCCTCTCCCTCGCCCAGAACCTCCGGCACGAGCTCATCGACGTCTGGCAGACCCCTCAAGGTGTCGTGGTGCGCGGCGAGCTCTCCATGAACCGCATCAAGGACGGCCGCCGCATCACCCTGCCCTTCTGCAACGTGTTCGACATGAAGGAGCAGCGCATCCAGCGCTACCTCGCGCACCTCGACCCCTCGCCCATCTTCGGCTGA